A single genomic interval of Alteromonas sp. BL110 harbors:
- a CDS encoding YqaA family protein: MALGKKVKHKTKKLIDSKHMLKGITLASFLESTIVPIPLEAVMVPLMQARRDSLWKIALMATVGCVIGAVFGYALGYYLFDLVGQWVIDTFFSQDQFDSVKQQMQNQGFWFVMTLGIAPIPFQVAMLAAGATQYSLPLFLLATVIARAIRYFGLAVVVYYAGDKAEQLIKRYKVKAVFAITLVVVLLWWLSNMLS, from the coding sequence ATGGCACTAGGTAAAAAAGTTAAGCACAAAACCAAAAAGCTTATCGATTCCAAACATATGTTAAAGGGTATTACTCTGGCGTCATTTTTAGAATCGACCATTGTTCCTATACCGCTTGAAGCCGTTATGGTGCCGTTAATGCAAGCTAGACGAGATTCGCTCTGGAAAATTGCGTTAATGGCCACCGTGGGCTGTGTGATTGGCGCTGTTTTTGGCTATGCCCTTGGCTATTACCTTTTCGACCTAGTTGGTCAGTGGGTTATTGATACCTTCTTTAGTCAAGATCAGTTCGACAGCGTTAAACAACAAATGCAAAACCAAGGCTTTTGGTTTGTGATGACGCTAGGCATTGCGCCTATTCCTTTTCAAGTGGCCATGTTAGCTGCCGGCGCCACCCAATACTCACTTCCACTTTTCCTTTTAGCCACGGTTATTGCCCGCGCTATTCGCTATTTTGGCCTTGCAGTAGTGGTGTACTACGCCGGTGACAAAGCAGAGCAGCTTATAAAGCGCTACAAGGTAAAAGCCGTATTCGCTATTACGCTGGTGGTCGTCTTATTATGGTGGCTGTCTAACATGCTTTCCTGA